TACGTCCTgctatatatataatttttttttaaatgtgcaatTCATATATGTTACGAATCCAATTCGTACTATATGTTACAATGTTTTTGTGATTAAGCTCATGGAGCACGTCTTAAGTTTTTGTTTGATTTCCACTAAGACATCCTATGATATTGATTGTGTAAATGTTCTCTTTTGACAGAATAGGGAAAGTAGGCAACCAAAAGCGAGTAGTGGGTGTCCTCCTCGGCTCTTGGCATAAGAAAGTCCTTGATGTGTCCAACAGCTTTGCAGGTGAGTTATTCTCCTTCCGTGTACTAAAATAGCGTGTTTGTGACTAGTTTATAACATCTTTATCATATTTGTGAGAGAACTCAAATAATAATTATGATCACTAAACGTTTAGCTATATAGCTAAGCCTGTTGTTGGATCCAATATTGATTGTGTGTTTTTCGCCAGTGCCTTTTGATGAGGATGACAAGGATGATTCAGTGTGGTTCCTGGATCATGACTACTTGGAGAATATGTACAACATGTTCAAGAAAGTCAatggtgagaccacacacacacacactatagattaTTACATTTGGACTATATACATTCAGTCTCAACAACTTCTACATAGTGTGGCTATGAGATTCTTAAaccttttccttctcttctctccagccagaGAGAGGATAGTGGGCTGGTATCACACAGGTCCTAAACTACATAAGAATGATATTGCCATCAATGAACTCATCAAGCAATACTGCACCAATTCAGTAAGTGCTTTCCACCCCGTAAATATTCCACATTAATACCTAAATATTGGTAAGAAATATGTCTCATCTCCTGTTGAAAGGATTCAATTGTATTGATAATGTAGCAGATAATTAAGTGAACATTGACTGTGTTTGTATGACACTTTCCCCCTCAGGTATTAGTGATCATTGATGTAAAGCCTAAGGACCTGGGCCTGCCTACAGAAGCCTACTTCTCGGTGGAGGAAATACATGACGTAAGTGGAGCATAGACTTGTTTGAGACTAAATGACAAAATAAGTCAAACCCTGGACTAGCCAACCATAGGGGCTGTGGGCAGATTTTGGACTGGGCATACAATTGATCATTGTGAAAGGAAGGAAGGCTTTTACTCTAAAGGGGTTCTTGTCTCTTCACTCTTCCAGGACGGCACCCCGACCTCCAAAACATTTGAACATGTGACCAGTGAGATTGGAGCCGAGGAGGCAGAAGAGGTGGGTGTGGAGCACCTTCTCAGGTACACATCATTTTTTAACTGGACTACGCAGACACCAAACATTTCTACAGTTTCATGCTTAACACCACATCGAACAGACTTGCACTAATGTCGACTAAACTTGATATATTCTACCCTATTTTCTTCCGTCTACAGAGACATCAAGGACACAACAGTTGGTACTCTGTCACAGCGTATCACTAACCAGGTACATGGCCTAAAGGGGCTAAACTCCAAGCTGCTGGACATCAGGTCTTACCTGGAGAGAGTGGCTGCAGGCAAGTTGCCCATCAACCACCAAATCATCTACCACCTACAGGACATCTTCAACCTGCTTCCTGATGTCAACCTTCTGGTAAGCTGGGGTGTAGGTTTAGGATGGGGATGGTGTGGGGATGGGGTAATATGTGTGAGTAGGCTGGGTTCTGTGGGAGAAAGGGGGCAGGGGGTGGCTGGCATGTTAATCAATATTAGCTTTTTTATTTTGAAGGAGTACACAGATTCATTTTCATTCTCAAATCAAATAAATTCACATGGTATGATCTGCTACTTCATTACAATGAACAGATAGTCTGGCTTTTTCCACCAGATTTTCACTGTTTAGTTAATCATTATGCACAATGTCCTAATCCTGCCACTTCTCCCTGCAGGAGTTCACAAAGGCCTTCTACCTGAAGACCAATGACCAGATGCTAGTGGTCTACCTGGCATCCCTCATCCGCTCAGTGGTGGCTCTCCACAACCTCATCAACAACAAGATCTCCAACCGTGACGCTGAGAGGAAGGAGGGACAGGAGAAGGAAGAGggcaagaaggagaagaaggaagacaaggagaagaaggaagacaaggagaagaaggaagacaaggagaagaaggaagacaaggagaagaaggaagagaaggagaaaggcgACACCTCGTCTAGGAAAGATGAGAAAAAGAAGAAATGAGTGTGCACTATTGGTGTTCGTCTTTGTCATACCCTATTCCCctggatagtgcactacttttggcctgAGCCACAGTCGTCTGTATATGGGTCTAGCTAAAAGTAGTGCTCTATTTGGGGGTGTGGTGTCATTTGAGACTTGCCCTTTGTCATAACTGGCACTGAATAACTATAGTGCTGAGGGTGACTGGATGGTTATGTGTGTTGGATGTTCTCTACAATGAGAACATGTTGGTTCTGCACCATCTGGGCTGCGTTTAGTAGGGCACAACGTTACAGAACCTCAGATAGAAATCCATATTGTAGAACAGACATGCCTTTTTGACATGTGAAGAGTCGGGTCAGCTCTATTCTGGTATTTCTATCTACAACTTTCAGTAAATTGCCCCCTCCTGAATGTGACcctggtgttgtgtgtgtgtagtgtgtgtgtgtgagtgtagtgaaagaAACCTTCAGTTTCTGTATCACTTCATTAAAGTAGGGTCATATTAAATCATTTTTGTTAAGTTTCTAAGTTGCAAATATTTTCTTTTGTCCCTTGCCTTTCTTTGggtgtattttgttgtactgtATGATATTTCATGTCATAGAAACACAGGGGGGAGAATTGTGAGGTTAGGAAGCCTCGCCTGACATTTGTGGGGAAGATATAATGGACTGCATATTATGAATCTCTCTCACAACACAGGCGATACCAAGTGAAGAGTGGTTTGAAGTTGATTTTTTCACTTGGATTAACTGTAGACAAAGATTATTGATAAAGGATCTATACTGGGTTACTTGATGACACAACCTTTACAGCCAAGGAACTAATAGTTCCtgaagtgccttcagaaagtattcataccccttgacttattccacattttgtgttagtctgaattcaaaatatatatttttccccctcacccatctacacacaatacccaattttttaaatgtatattttacccttattttaccaagtaagttgactgagaacacattctcatttacagcaatggcctagggaatagttacaggggagaggtggggggatgaatgagccaattgtaaactggggatgattaggtgaccatgatggtatgagggccagattttCAATTTTGCCCATAATGACATacaaaaaaagaataataataaaataCAGAAGTATCACACCTGAGTCAATACACtttttagaatcacctttggcagcgattacagctgtgagtctttctgggtaagtctaagagcttttcacaccaggattgtacaatatttgcacattattcttttaaatattcttcaagctctgtcaaatgagTTGTTGATCTTTGctagacagcaattttcaagtcttgccatagtttTTCAAGTCGATTTATGTCACTGTAActaggtcactcaggaacattcaatgtcgtcttggtaagcaactccaatgtagatttggccttgtgttttaagttattgtcctgctgaaatgtgaatttgtctcccagtgtctgttggaaagcagacggaACCAGGTTTTTCTGTATGgtttttcctgtgcttagctctattctgtttattttcatcctaaaaaaactccttgccaatgacaagcatacccatatcGTGATGCAGCTTGAAAAAATGAAGTGGTAATTTGtttgatttgccccaaatataacgctttgtattcaggacaaaaaaagttcatttctttgccacattttttgtagttttactttagttccttattgcaaacaggatgcatatttctGTACAAGCTTCATTTTTCACTgttatttaggttagtattgtggagtaactacaatgtggtTGACGCCTCTGCGTTTATTACTATCATCCTTGTCATGACGCAGCACTAGGTTAGTATGGCGAAGATGCGTTTCTGTTCGATTTGGATGTGTAGATTTATATTCTAACATACAGTAAAATAACGTTAGGTATGTTTTTTTGTACGACAAACTGCTAATAGGCTTAGATTATTTTCACACTAACGTCAGTATCTAATTCGAAAATTGTACCATGCGATCTATGGTAtgcaacaaggaatacagccgtAGGATTTTATAAAATGTTCAAGTCAGATAAATCAGATTTTGGTCGGTAAAATGGATTGTGACGTCAGGGTTTAAAACCCCCAGGGGAGGGAGAGCAAGGTTGGAGTGTCGTATGTAAGCTATTCGCCCACGGTAAAGTAGGCAGTAGGCGAGGAAGAGCGAGCACGAGAGACGCACCACCCACCAAGCTAAATAACATTCTTATTCCCTATTGATCAGGGCATGACTCAAATATCACCATAGTGAGGTGTGAACAGCAAGAGCGGTGATATGGCCTATATCCAGGTAAGGTGTACGCTGTCCCTATGTTATATTTGTAATGACAGTCAGACCACTCGTCTTGCTCTGGGGTGAATGGTAATCTGCAGAATGGACGTTTCTGAGTTGTGTCGGAGTGTGGTTTCATAATGACATCAGGGTTTCGGGACGTGATTAATCACTGGGTTTTTACTCCGTTGTCAGATGACATAATTTCAGAGTTCACGCAGCTAGTCAGACCAAGTAGGTTATAGAGTCTTAAAAGCGGATCTGCACCCTATCTCTGTCTCACCCACAAACAGGTGGTTTAAAGCAATCTTAAACGTTGCCAGGGCTCctggctcgtgtgtgtgtgtgtgtgtgtgtgtgtgtgtgtgtgtgtgtgtgtgtgtgtgtgtgtgtgtgtgtgtgtgtgtgtgtgtgtgtgtgtgtgtgtgtgtgtgtgtgtgtgtgtgtgtgtgtgtgtgtgtgtgtgtgtgtgtgtgtgtgtgtgtgtgtgtgtgtgtgtgtgtgtgtgaagcttcAGTTTGCTAAGACTTTTGGTCACCTCAATTGCACATTTATGTGCCATTTCCTAAATGTGTTATCTCTTTGCTCATCCAGATACCTGATGATGAGAAGGGGTATAAATTGGACCTCTTCTGTGTCCCCAAACACTATGAGGAGGATTTAGACCAGGTTATCATCCCCCATGGACTGATCATGGACAGGTAAGtcaaacattacatttaagtcatttagcagacgctcttatccagagcgacttacaaattggtgcattcaccttatgacatccagtggaacaaccactttacaatagtgcatctaaatattttaagggggggagggggggtgggaaggattactttatcctatcctaggtattccttaaagaggtggggtttcaggtgtctccggaaggtggtgattgactccgctgtcctggcgtcgtgagggagtttgttccaccattggggagccagagcagcgaacagttttgactgagctgagcgggaactgtacttcctcagtggtagggaggcgagcaggccagaggtggatgaacgcagtgcccttatttgggtgtagggcctgatcagagcctggaggtactgaggtgccgttcccctcacagctccgtaggcaagcaccatggtcttgtagcggatgcgagcttcaactggaagccagtggagagagcggaggagcggggtgacgtgagagaacttgggaaggttgaacactagacgggctgcggcgttctggatgagttgtaggggtttaatggcacaggcagggagcccagccaacagcgagttgcagtaatccagacgggagatgacaagtgcctggattaggacctgcgccgcttcctgtgtgaggcagggtcgtactctgcggatgttgtagagcatgaacctacaggaacgggccaccgccttgatgttagttgagaacgacagtttgttgtccaggatcacgccaaggttcttagcgctctgggaggaggacacaatggagttgtcaaccgtgatggcgagatcatgagATGGAAACATCACCACTGGACTGGCACTCTTGGGGACTGGGTAGGCTACTGTACTATAACATAATTCCACATTTTCCTATTCCCTTGTGGAGTAAATCAGAACTCTAATTGTGTACAAATTCCTCTATGCCTCCATTGTTTCCTTAATTTACACCGTGGTTGCTAAGGTATTTTGTCGGATAGAGCTCACTGACATATTTGTTAGACAAATCAGTGTTAGCCGTCTAAACCAGCAgtgatttttgttttgttgtaaTGGTGTATAGCCATCATCAATTTGCATTGCAGACAGGGAGAAGGCAAGCAGCAGCCTTATGAATGAAACACACTGTTCGTCAGATACCCTGTTGTAGAATGCCATGTTAAACCCTGTTATGAATAGTAGGACTCCAGACAGATCATTTGATTTGACCCAGTCAGCAACTTTTCAGCCAGTTTTCCACACATTGCCAATACTAGCCTTAAACCATGATGTTCTGACTGACCAGATCACAAACCATCtgaagattgattgattgatgggccTGCCCAGAAATGTCAGGTCCCATGCCATTGTATcgccctttctccccctcttttttttctccctctctctattccttctgtctctctaggACTGAGCGCCTGGCTCGTGATATAGTCCGGGACATGGGGGGACACCATATAGTAGCACTGTGTGTTCTCAAAGGAGGTTATACATTCTTTGCCGACCTGCTGGACTACATCAAGGCCCTAAATCAGAACAGCGATAAGTCTGTCCCGTTGACTGTGGATTTCATTAGGCTAAAGAGCTATTGCGTGAGTGAACCACTCCAcgtttctctcactctcattcaATAGCCTCCAATTGTGTAAGAAAGATGGCAATCTTTATATGTAAGCAATGCAGCTGTTGCTTATTCTGTCTCACGCTGTGTGTGtttagcctggtctcagatcagtTTGTTAGCCCACCCCTCTTATCTGTTGTCTGTCATGACAACAAACATGACACAAGGGTTGGCTAAATCACAATGTGATCTGCTACTACTCTCATCTGATGCATGAACAGATAACACTTCCATTGGCCAACACGGTTATGTCTTTTAATGTATTTCTAGATTACCTTATGATTATTTAGAGTAGACCATCACCCTCTTCCTGGGTGAGATGTGTAGTTTTACTGATATGTGTATTGTCCCCAGAATGACCAGTCTACAAACATTGTCAAAGTTATCGGAGGGGACAAGCTCTCAACTCTAACCGGAAAGGTGAGATTTGATTGCTTGACATAACCACAGATACAATACAAATATTTTAGGAGTGAAGTTGTAATCCTTTAACCAATGAGGTGCTGTATTtttgtttaatatatatatacagtgccttgcgaaagtattcggcccccttgaactttgcgacgttttgccacatttcaggcatcAAACGTAAagatataaaattgtatttttttgtgaagaatcaacaacaagtgggacacaatcatgaagtggaacgacatttattggatatttcaaactttttaacaaatcaaaaactgaaaaattgggcgtgcaaaattattcagcccctttactttcagtgcagcaaactctctccagaagttcagtgaggatctctgaatgatccaatgttgacctaaatgacaaatgatgataaatacaatccacctgtgtgtaatcaagtctccgtataaatgcacctgcactgtgatagtctcagaggtccgttaaaagcgcagagagcatcatgaagaacaaggaacacaccaggcaggtccgagaaactgttgtgaagaagtttaaagccggatttggataaaaaaaatatttcccaagctttaaacatcccaaggagcactgtgcaagcgatcatattgaaatggaaggagtatcacaccactgcaaatctaccaagacctggccgtccctctaaactttcagctcatacaaggagaagactgatcagagatgcagccaagaggcccatgatcactctggatgaactgcagagatctacagctgaggtgggagactctgtccataggacaacaatcaatcgtatattgcacaaatctggcctttatggaagagtggcaagaagaaagccatttcttaaagatatccataaaaagtgttgtttaaagtttgccacaagccacctgggagacacaccaaacatgtggaagaaggtgctctggtcagatgaaaccaaaattgaactttttggcaacaatgcaaaacgttatgtttggtgtaaaagcaacacagctcatcaccctgaacacaccatccccactgtcaaacatggtgggggcagcatcatggtttgggcctgcttttcttcagcagggacagggaagatggttaaaattgatgggaagatggatggagccaaatacaggaccattctggaagaaaacctgattgagtctgcaaaagacctgagactgggacggatatttgtcttccaacaagacaataatccaaaacataaagcaaaatctacaatggaatggttcaaaaataaacagatccaggtgttagaatggccaagtcaaagtccagacctgaatccaatcgagaatctgtggaaagaactgaaaac
This sequence is a window from Oncorhynchus gorbuscha isolate QuinsamMale2020 ecotype Even-year linkage group LG01, OgorEven_v1.0, whole genome shotgun sequence. Protein-coding genes within it:
- the LOC124004302 gene encoding 26S proteasome non-ATPase regulatory subunit 7-like; translation: MPELAVENVVVHPLVLLSVVDHFNRIGKVGNQKRVVGVLLGSWHKKVLDVSNSFAVPFDEDDKDDSVWFLDHDYLENMYNMFKKVNARERIVGWYHTGPKLHKNDIAINELIKQYCTNSVLVIIDVKPKDLGLPTEAYFSVEEIHDDGTPTSKTFEHVTSEIGAEEAEEVGVEHLLRDIKDTTVGTLSQRITNQVHGLKGLNSKLLDIRSYLERVAAGKLPINHQIIYHLQDIFNLLPDVNLLEFTKAFYLKTNDQMLVVYLASLIRSVVALHNLINNKISNRDAERKEGQEKEEGKKEKKEDKEKKEDKEKKEDKEKKEDKEKKEEKEKGDTSSRKDEKKKK
- the LOC124004375 gene encoding hypoxanthine-guanine phosphoribosyltransferase-like isoform X2, with product MAYIQIPDDEKGYKLDLFCVPKHYEEDLDQVIIPHGLIMDRTERLARDIVRDMGGHHIVALCVLKGGYTFFADLLDYIKALNQNSDKSVPLTVDFIRLKSYCNDQSTNIVKVIGGDKLSTLTGKDIVETGRTMETLLSLLSECNPKMVKVVSLLVKRTPRSSGYRPDYIGFEVPDSFLVGYALDYNEYFRDLSHICILNENAKEKYKV
- the LOC124004375 gene encoding hypoxanthine-guanine phosphoribosyltransferase-like isoform X1, whose amino-acid sequence is MAYIQIPDDEKGYKLDLFCVPKHYEEDLDQVIIPHGLIMDRTERLARDIVRDMGGHHIVALCVLKGGYTFFADLLDYIKALNQNSDKSVPLTVDFIRLKSYCNDQSTNIVKVIGGDKLSTLTGKNVLIVEDIVETGRTMETLLSLLSECNPKMVKVVSLLVKRTPRSSGYRPDYIGFEVPDSFLVGYALDYNEYFRDLSHICILNENAKEKYKV